The Streptomyces sp. NBC_00286 nucleotide sequence GCGTCCTGGCCGCGGCCACCACCTCCCTGCCCGAGCGGATCGGTGGAGTCCGCAACTGGGACTACCGCTACTGCTGGCTGCGGGACGCCGCCTTCACCCTGCAGGCGTTGCTCGGCACCGGTTACACCGCCGAGGCCGCGGCCTGGCGTGAGTGGCTGCTGCGCGCGGTCGCCAGCGATCCGGGAAAGCTGCAGATCATGTACGCGGTGGACGGCGCGCGCCGGCTGCCCGAGCACACCCTGGACTGGCTGTCCGGCTACGAAGGGTCCGCCCCGGTACGGATCGGCAACGCCGCCGCCGACCAGCTCCAGCTGGACGTCTGGGGAGCGGTGCTCGACACACTGCACCTGGCACGCGACACCGGGCTCACGATCACCCTAAGTGACACCCGCAACTGGCCGTACGTGGGGGGAATTTCTGGTGGCCGCTGTCAGTCGACCCCGCCGTGCCCTGTCCTAGCTCCACAGCGCTTGGTCGAAAAATCTTCTGCGTCGCTCAAGCGCCCGGCAGTAAAGGACTGTGACGCCTGTCGTTGTCGAGGCCGCCGGCAGGGTGCGGTGCCACTCGCCCCGAGCCCGACTGTCCGGCCCGCCGGAGCACGGGCCCGGACCGGCTGTTCGCCGGGCCGGGCCTCACGGGCTTCGACACGGTGACCTGGTCCGTGCCGGAGACACGGACGGTAGCCCTCATCGTCCAGTTCCCGGCGAGCGGGAGGTCCAGGGTGTCGGTGCCCCAGTAGCCACTCTGGTCGACGAGTTCGGCGTTCAGGGGGCCGACGCGCCGTGCGTGCTGGGTGTCAGTGAGGCGTAGTTCAGGGATGGCGGAGAGGCTTCGTCGGCACCGAAGGCCACGGCCTCCATCGCGTGCCAGCCAGCCTGGTTAGGCTGATGTGCACTTGCCGCACCCGCCAGGAACTCCCGTACCCAACCGGACCACCGTCAGGTCGCGTTGGACTGCCCGGTCACCGTGGAGGCCGCCGCGGACTCGGTGGCGGCTGGCCGGCTGCCCATCAGTACGGTCATGACCGCGAGCACCTCGACACCGATCAACACCTCGGCCAGCACGGGCTGAGCGGGCTGCGCCACTGCGTCTCGGGACCGGCTCGGACTTGTCCGGCTCGTAGGGGGCCCGGTCGTCCGGTCAGGCGGAGGGCTCTGGTTGCCGCCGCCCACAGTGACCAACGCGGGTTCCTCCTGGGGTACGCGCAGCAGCCGCTCGGTCGAGTTCCGGGAGCATCAACATGGCCAGGCCCCAGCAGGCGACGCAGCGGGCGCCCCCGTAAGCACGTCGACGGCGGGTTCGGCGGCGGACGGGTCGGGATGCCGTTCCGGCGGGCATCTTCGCACCGTGGGACCGGCGGTAGGGCCGCGGAGCGGCTATGGCCAGGCATCGGCTCCTCCACCCCGCCACTCGATCAGAGGCGTGACACCCGCCTCCTCATGTCCCAAAGTGATGCCCAGCCGGCGCACAATCGCCAGAACGTCCGCCACGCCATGCGCCACGCCCACCACCTTGCCCCTGACCGACACCTGGCGACCACTACCGCCGAAGGGCTGGTGCACTACCACGGGAGCCGCCCTTCCCCACTCGCTTCCCGGAGGCCGCGGGCAATCCCAGGGACCCAGCCCCGGCCCTGCCGCTCTCGTACGCCTTGCCATGGACGCGTCCGTCATGTGCCGATGCTCTCCCCACGCGCTCGCCCTGCCGTGACCACCTTCCGGTAAGTTTTGCATAATGCAAAAAGGATCCTGCGAGGACGTGGGCTGGTACGCGCACCACGACGTGGGCGCTGGCGGCTCTCGCCGTGGCCGTCGACGCCAGGACCGGCACGGGCTCGGTGGTCTTCCGCTGGTGCATCCAGACCTTCACGCCTCTTCTCCGACCATGCGGACTACGCGGCATCCCCCCCTCGGACAATCCGCACGTGCCATGGCTGGGCCTGTACTTCGTGCTGCTCACCCCTGTGCTGGGCGGCCTGCGGGACGAGCCGCCGGTGAACCGGTTCACCAAGGAGGTCCGCGGTTCTGGTCTTCCCGAAGTGATTCCGGCTGTCGCCCAGCGAGGCGGGCGGATCAGCCCCAAGGTATCGGCCGTCAAGACGCTCGCCTGCACCCTGACCATCCATTCCGGCGGCTCGGCCGGCCGCGAGGGGCCGATCGTGCGGCCCTCACCCCGCGCCCGGACGTGGACGTCAACACCAGTCCTCGACACTCACGCCCAGCCGGACCGCCGAGTGATCAACAAGGCGGCGACTGAGCCGCCCTGTCCGTTCCCGCCGCGGAGGCCTGCCAGGCAGGAGGGCCGGTTGCGGTGCGGGAGAGCCGATAGGAGCGCACGACCGCGACCACACACGCGGTGACGAGCGTGACCGCCCAGCCGCCCAGACCTCGCAGGGGGCCCGACCGGGACGTTCCGGCCTCCACACCGCGCGGCGGCACGCGCTCCTTCGCGTCGTACACGACGGCGAGCTCGTCGCCGGGTCGGGTGGCCTGACCGCAGCCGCGCCAGATGCGGACCCTCAGCGGTACGCCGTCGCCGTCGGCCACCGCGCAGAGGTAGCGCCCGCGGCCGGAGAGCGCTCCCGGCCCGCCCTCGACCGACGTGACCACTGCGGACTCAACTCGCCCCCGCTC carries:
- a CDS encoding glycoside hydrolase family 15 protein — its product is MPHGSAANYPHVTDATVAPAHVGHLVPWVRRSGPDLSAIAGPDAFWLHTPVELRGKDLTTIAEFTVSAGQRIPFVLTHAPSHLPRPQPVDGEKAIADTETFWTSRMSRCRYEGQWPQEVRRSLLLLKALTYAPTGGVLAAATTSLPERIGGVRNWDYRYCWLRDAAFTLQALLGTGYTAEAAAWREWLLRAVASDPGKLQIMYAVDGARRLPEHTLDWLSGYEGSAPVRIGNAAADQLQLDVWGAVLDTLHLARDTGLTITLSDTRNWPYVGGISGGRCQSTPPCPVLAPQRLVEKSSASLKRPAVKDCDACRCRGRRQGAVPLAPSPTVRPAGARARTGCSPGRASRASTR